One Streptomyces sp. B21-105 genomic region harbors:
- a CDS encoding SDR family NAD(P)-dependent oxidoreductase codes for MSEQRRAVVTGAASGIGAAVAGRLLRAGWAVTGWDRTSGTDSGIDWHTVDVRDAEAVHAAAEAVPEADLLVNSAGVGTIAPSAELRPKTWERVLGVNLSGTFYCSQALFPALAARGGLVVNVASVMAHRAVPGRAAYCASKAGVVMLTEVLGVEWAEHGVRVLAVSPAYVRTPLVEKGFENGNLDEAAIAARTPLGRLATPDEVADLVLGLTGDRFAYMTASTLRFDGGWVADGVFPR; via the coding sequence GTGAGCGAGCAGCGGCGAGCAGTCGTGACGGGTGCGGCCAGCGGGATCGGCGCGGCCGTCGCCGGGCGGCTCCTGCGGGCGGGCTGGGCGGTCACCGGCTGGGACCGCACGTCCGGCACCGACTCCGGCATCGACTGGCACACGGTGGACGTCCGCGACGCCGAGGCAGTGCACGCCGCCGCCGAGGCGGTGCCCGAGGCCGACCTGCTCGTCAACAGCGCGGGCGTGGGCACCATCGCGCCGTCGGCCGAGCTGCGGCCGAAGACCTGGGAGCGCGTCCTCGGAGTCAACCTCAGCGGCACGTTCTACTGCTCCCAGGCCCTGTTCCCCGCGCTGGCCGCGCGCGGCGGACTCGTGGTGAACGTCGCCTCCGTCATGGCGCACCGCGCCGTCCCGGGCCGCGCCGCCTACTGCGCCTCGAAGGCAGGCGTCGTGATGCTCACCGAAGTGCTCGGCGTGGAGTGGGCCGAACACGGGGTGCGCGTCCTGGCCGTCAGCCCCGCCTATGTGCGTACGCCGCTGGTGGAGAAGGGCTTCGAGAACGGCAACCTCGACGAGGCCGCCATCGCCGCCCGCACCCCGCTGGGCAGGCTCGCCACGCCCGACGAGGTCGCCGACCTCGTCCTCGGCCTCACCGGCGACCGATTCGCGTACATGACCGCCTCCACCCTGCGTTTCGACGGCGGCTGGGTCGCCGACGGCGTGTTCCCCCGCTGA